The Littorina saxatilis isolate snail1 linkage group LG13, US_GU_Lsax_2.0, whole genome shotgun sequence genome contains a region encoding:
- the LOC138983825 gene encoding uncharacterized oxidoreductase YrbE-like — MLSSSAVAVVQTVGSVCQRSLTSKLFRLSNTTTRLATTTSTQTNHGTDSWKHRQYNVGAFGAGRIGRMHLRNVANHRRLKLKWVVEDKAEAREATQDELFLHDTPFSSSSETQSLLSDPSLDGVFIFTNTESHASLITQALDKGKAVFVEKPTAETREEIDQCYSLAQAKGTHLFTGFQRRLDPAMSDLYTAVRHRGLVGKIFNIHTVSRDSPKPSYDFLENCDPNGCNLLSDMAVHDVDIIVWLTQAELPEFIYVVTHAHDQVLADKGVDDSLTVVIKYKSGVIATIDSCRETTYGYDIRVEVFGSDGMVVAENPRESSAVINGAAGGTIRRLFHSFPQRFEKAFQLEIDHFVRCMDGTDEPPVTKDQALMTARIIEKGVQSFREKQPVYF; from the exons ATGTTGTCGTCGTCTGCTGTTGCGGTGGTGCAAACCGTAGGCAGTGTATGccag AGAAGCCTCACCAGCAAATTGTTCAGATTGTCAAATACTACGACCAGACTCGCCACAACCACATCAACACAGACCAACCATGGCACGGATAGCTGGAAACACAGACAATACAATGTTGGTGCGTTTGGTGCGGGACGCATCGGCCGAATGCATCTTCGAAACGTCGCTAACCACAGGCGCCTGAAACTAAAATGGGTGGTGGAGGACAAAGCAGAGGCGCGCGAAGCAACGCAAGACGAACTGTTTCTCCACGATACGCCTTTTAGTTCCTCCTCTGAGACGCAGTCGCTGCTGTCGGACCCTAG TTTGGACGGGGTGTTTATTTTCACCAACACCGAAAGCCACGCCAGCCTCATCACCCAAGCATTGGACAAAG GGAAGGCAGTGTTTGTGGAGAAGCCCACAGCAGAGACGCGGGAGGAGATAGACCAGTGTTACTCCTTGGCACAAGCCAAAGGCACACACCTCTTCACGGGCTTTCAGAG ACGGCTAGACCCCGCGATGTCCGACCTATACACAGCAGTGCGACACAGAGGGCTGGTGGGCAAAATCTTCAACATTCACACCGTGTCCCGCGACTCGCCTAAACCAAGCTATGACTTCCTGGAAAActgtg ATCCCAACGGCTGCAACCTTCTGTCCGACATGGCTGTCCATGACGTGGACATCATCGTATGGCTGACGCAAGCGGAACTCCCAGAATTCATCTACGTCGTCACGCATGCGCACGACCAGGTTCTCGCGGACAAGGGAGTGGATGATTCTTTGACGGTGGTGATCAAGTACAAATCTGGCGTCATCGCTACCATCGATAGTTGCAGGGAAACCACTTACGGCTACGATATTAGGGTAGAG GTGTTTGGTTCGGATGGAATGGTGGTGGCAGAGAACCCAAGGGAGAGCAGCGCGGTGATAAATGGAGCAGCAGGGGGCACAATCCGGCGTCTCTTCCACTCCTTTCCACAACGCTTTGAGAAAGCTTTCCAGCTTGAGATTGACCACTTTGTGCGATGCATGGATG GCACAGACGAACCACCAGTGACAAAAGACCAGGCTCTGATGACGGCGCGCATTATTGAGAAAGGGGTGCAGTCTTTTCGAGAAAAGCAACCAGTCTACTTCTAA